The Chitinophaga sp. H8 genome contains a region encoding:
- a CDS encoding DUF1338 domain-containing protein, translated as MLNNVLQGLMSRYQERVPDVSAILQAMVTAGIIRQAGDIENDHIAFRTMGVPQLGVQSLEKIFLHYGYAKKDAYRFTEKKLNAWWYAPPSPKYPRIFISELRISDLSQRAQDIITSYTNEVKTDPVDALNLDDTQQVDTFLHSGLWRTPTLADYQALAAESEYAAWVIYNRYYLNHFTISVHNLPEGYNTVAGFNNFLESKGFVLNDAGGKIKTSPDGLLLQSSTVAKMMEATFAGGETHRIAGSYVEFAERKVLPQYAALPPEQVLREHRREGFEAGNADKIFESTYASQTKKSS; from the coding sequence ATGCTAAACAACGTACTACAGGGCCTTATGAGCCGCTACCAGGAGCGGGTACCGGATGTGTCCGCTATCCTTCAGGCAATGGTAACTGCTGGTATCATCCGGCAGGCCGGTGATATTGAAAATGATCATATCGCTTTCAGAACGATGGGGGTTCCGCAATTAGGCGTACAATCCCTGGAAAAGATTTTCCTCCATTACGGATACGCCAAAAAGGACGCCTATCGTTTTACAGAAAAGAAACTGAATGCCTGGTGGTATGCACCACCTTCCCCAAAGTATCCCCGTATTTTCATCAGTGAACTGCGGATCAGCGATTTAAGTCAGCGGGCACAAGACATCATTACCAGTTATACCAACGAAGTAAAAACCGATCCGGTAGATGCATTGAATCTGGACGATACGCAGCAGGTAGATACTTTTCTGCATAGCGGGTTATGGCGCACTCCCACACTAGCCGACTATCAGGCATTGGCTGCCGAAAGTGAATACGCGGCCTGGGTGATCTATAACCGCTATTACCTGAACCATTTTACGATCAGCGTACATAATCTGCCGGAGGGTTATAATACAGTAGCTGGCTTTAATAACTTCCTGGAAAGCAAGGGCTTTGTTTTAAATGATGCAGGTGGAAAAATAAAGACCAGCCCTGATGGCCTGTTGCTGCAAAGCTCTACCGTAGCCAAAATGATGGAGGCCACCTTTGCCGGAGGGGAAACCCACCGGATAGCAGGCTCTTATGTAGAATTTGCAGAAAGAAAGGTATTACCGCAGTATGCCGCCCTGCCTCCGGAGCAGGTTTTAAGGGAGCACCGCAGGGAAGGTTTTGAGGCTGGCAATGCCGACAAGATTTTTGAAAGCACTTATGCTTCCCAAACGAAAAAAAGTTCCTAG
- the amaB gene encoding L-piperidine-6-carboxylate dehydrogenase has product MIDAILKTFKITAQHSGVSTGLKWLPANGDTLTSSSPVDGKVIATIQAASRENYDAVVATAQEAFHEWRMWPAPKRGEVVRQIGEALRRNKQALGKLVSYEMGKSLQEGYGEVQEMIDICDFAVGLSRQLHGLTMHSERPGHRMYEQWHPLGITAIISAFNFPVAVWSWNSMLAWVCGNVCIWKPSEKTPLTAIACQRIVEEVFAANQVPEGVCCLVAGNRAVGEWMANDTRIPLVSATGSTRMGKSVGSAVGARLGKSLLELGGNNAIIISQDADLDMSLIGAVFGAVGTAGQRCTSTRRLIIHESVYDAFTAKLVKAYGQLRIGNPLDEAVHVGPLIDQDAVAAYLDSIEKVKQQGGTFLVEGGQLQGAGYESGCYVKPCIAAVQNFYEIVQHETFAPILYVMKYTTLQEAIAMQNDVPQGLSSAIMTLNLREAEQFLSQAGSDCGIANVNIGTSGAEIGGAFGGEKETGGGRESGSDAWKAYMRRQTNTINYSTHLPLAQGIRFDL; this is encoded by the coding sequence ATGATAGATGCAATTCTGAAGACATTTAAAATAACCGCTCAGCATAGTGGCGTAAGTACGGGATTAAAATGGTTGCCGGCTAATGGAGATACCCTTACTTCCAGCTCTCCAGTGGATGGGAAAGTGATTGCCACCATACAGGCTGCCAGCAGGGAAAACTATGATGCTGTGGTAGCCACCGCACAGGAGGCTTTCCATGAATGGCGCATGTGGCCCGCTCCCAAACGCGGTGAAGTAGTAAGACAGATAGGAGAAGCCCTCCGCCGGAATAAACAGGCACTTGGTAAGCTCGTATCCTATGAAATGGGGAAAAGCCTGCAGGAAGGTTATGGGGAAGTACAGGAAATGATAGACATCTGTGATTTTGCAGTTGGCCTCTCCCGTCAGCTGCATGGCCTTACCATGCACTCTGAACGTCCCGGACACCGGATGTATGAACAATGGCATCCGCTGGGTATCACCGCCATCATCTCTGCTTTTAACTTCCCGGTGGCGGTATGGAGCTGGAATTCCATGTTGGCATGGGTATGCGGCAATGTTTGTATCTGGAAACCCTCAGAAAAAACACCTTTAACTGCTATTGCCTGCCAGCGTATTGTGGAAGAAGTATTTGCGGCCAATCAGGTTCCGGAAGGCGTTTGCTGCCTCGTAGCAGGCAACCGTGCCGTAGGTGAATGGATGGCTAATGATACCCGCATCCCACTGGTATCTGCTACCGGCTCTACCCGCATGGGCAAAAGCGTAGGCAGCGCGGTAGGTGCACGTCTGGGCAAGTCCCTGCTGGAACTGGGTGGTAATAATGCGATTATCATTTCCCAGGACGCCGACCTCGATATGTCCCTGATCGGTGCCGTATTTGGTGCGGTAGGTACGGCAGGACAACGCTGCACTTCTACCCGCCGTCTCATTATCCACGAAAGTGTATATGATGCCTTTACGGCCAAACTGGTAAAAGCATATGGCCAGTTACGTATCGGCAATCCATTGGATGAAGCGGTTCACGTAGGTCCGTTGATCGATCAGGATGCAGTAGCCGCTTACCTCGACAGTATCGAAAAAGTAAAACAACAGGGCGGCACCTTCCTCGTAGAAGGCGGGCAACTCCAGGGCGCCGGGTATGAATCCGGCTGCTATGTAAAGCCCTGCATTGCTGCTGTGCAAAATTTCTACGAAATCGTACAGCATGAAACCTTCGCCCCTATCTTATATGTGATGAAGTATACCACCCTCCAGGAAGCGATCGCTATGCAAAATGATGTTCCCCAGGGATTATCTTCTGCAATTATGACACTTAACCTCCGGGAAGCAGAACAGTTTCTGTCCCAGGCAGGTTCCGACTGTGGTATAGCTAATGTAAACATTGGCACTTCCGGAGCAGAGATCGGCGGTGCCTTTGGAGGCGAAAAAGAAACAGGCGGCGGCAGAGAAAGTGGCTCGGATGCATGGAAAGCTTATATGCGCCGTCAAACCAATACCATCAACTACTCCACACATCTGCCCCTGGCACAGGGTATCAGGTTTGACTTGTAG
- a CDS encoding histidine phosphatase family protein, whose product MLKTTLFSVLLAAGMQAFAAEPEVTTVIFVNPAEVIESPVTDPGLSANGKEQAVNLSTSLQSTAVAAIYTTYLNRAVQTVEALSKSKQVPLDYFRDTDDPEMIKSIIAAMVKKYKGKTIVICGDARNIPVMAKSLGIKTKDIKEVYDKTCGEALMVKVGDRTAVAQKLNMNFQKKV is encoded by the coding sequence ATGTTAAAAACAACACTTTTCTCCGTATTACTGGCTGCTGGTATGCAGGCATTTGCAGCAGAACCGGAGGTAACCACTGTCATATTTGTAAATCCTGCGGAAGTGATAGAATCACCGGTAACTGATCCGGGCTTAAGTGCGAATGGCAAGGAGCAGGCTGTCAATTTATCCACCTCTTTGCAAAGCACAGCAGTCGCTGCTATTTATACCACTTATTTAAACCGGGCGGTACAAACGGTAGAGGCGCTCTCCAAATCCAAGCAGGTACCATTGGATTATTTCCGGGATACAGATGACCCGGAGATGATAAAAAGCATCATAGCAGCCATGGTGAAAAAATATAAAGGCAAGACTATTGTCATTTGCGGGGACGCAAGGAATATTCCTGTAATGGCTAAAAGTTTGGGAATTAAAACAAAAGACATTAAAGAAGTGTATGATAAGACTTGTGGAGAAGCCCTGATGGTCAAAGTTGGTGACAGAACGGCTGTAGCACAAAAGTTGAATATGAATTTCCAAAAAAAAGTGTAA
- a CDS encoding S8 family peptidase — protein sequence MKLFSRKVVAVTACVALLGVSAMPGIAQSRAQAPKNWQLLSYDKDSVYGVGVEKAYEELLKGKKSTPVIVAVIDSGIDTTHEDLKGILWTNPKEIPGNGKDDDKNGYIDDIHGWNFLGGKDGSSLKQDSDEATREYFRYKNLYINPDSALDKDSKEYTIWQKLQSKIEKPSSEYKLSYRTMSKLQENVQKCEGILKNYLGKDDFTLTQLDSIQTTDQDVMLARNFLTKLLRSTGDEDVSYKDFKKELEEYLNELKRKAESTEILPNKNREEIVGDKYEDINDKFYGNNDVMGTFGFHGTHVAGIIAAARNNGVGIDGVADNVRIMAVKAVPDGDERDKDVALAIRYAVDNGAQIINMSFGKGFSPHKQWVDDAFKYAESKGVLLVHAAGNDGNDNDVEDNFPNPNFLDGTRANNVITVGALASGLQPAKVASFSNYGKKQVDIFAPGVQIYSTIPGGNTYGSASGTSMASPVVAGVAALVLSYYPDLSARQLKYILEKSATPLPDGTTEVNKPGTQDEKIAFSELSTSGGMVNAYEALKLAATIKGENPHKKSKAKVKAYRKG from the coding sequence ATGAAATTGTTTAGTAGAAAGGTAGTCGCGGTGACTGCCTGTGTTGCATTATTAGGGGTGTCTGCCATGCCCGGCATTGCTCAAAGCAGAGCCCAGGCACCAAAAAACTGGCAACTATTAAGTTATGATAAGGATAGTGTGTATGGCGTAGGAGTGGAAAAAGCCTATGAAGAACTGTTGAAAGGAAAGAAAAGCACCCCTGTAATTGTGGCGGTGATCGATTCCGGTATAGATACCACCCATGAAGACCTGAAAGGGATTTTATGGACCAACCCTAAGGAAATCCCTGGCAATGGTAAAGACGATGACAAAAACGGTTATATAGATGATATTCATGGATGGAACTTCCTGGGAGGGAAAGACGGCAGCAGCCTGAAACAGGATTCTGATGAGGCCACCCGTGAATATTTCCGCTATAAGAATCTCTACATCAACCCCGACTCTGCACTCGACAAAGATTCCAAAGAATATACGATCTGGCAGAAGCTGCAATCCAAGATCGAAAAGCCCAGCTCAGAATACAAGCTCTCCTACCGGACCATGTCAAAATTGCAGGAAAACGTGCAGAAATGTGAAGGTATCCTGAAGAACTACCTGGGTAAGGATGATTTTACCCTTACACAACTCGACAGTATACAAACCACCGACCAGGATGTAATGCTGGCGCGTAACTTCCTCACCAAACTGCTGCGCAGCACCGGTGATGAAGACGTGTCTTACAAAGACTTCAAAAAAGAGCTGGAAGAATACCTGAATGAGCTGAAACGTAAGGCTGAAAGCACGGAGATATTGCCTAACAAAAACCGGGAGGAAATTGTAGGTGATAAATACGAAGATATCAATGACAAATTTTATGGCAACAATGATGTGATGGGCACCTTCGGGTTCCATGGCACGCATGTGGCAGGTATCATTGCCGCTGCAAGAAATAATGGCGTAGGTATAGACGGGGTAGCTGATAATGTGCGCATTATGGCAGTGAAAGCAGTACCTGATGGAGATGAAAGGGATAAAGATGTAGCCCTGGCGATCCGCTATGCGGTAGACAATGGTGCACAGATCATCAATATGAGTTTTGGTAAAGGCTTCTCTCCACACAAACAATGGGTGGATGATGCCTTCAAATATGCAGAAAGTAAGGGGGTTTTACTGGTGCATGCTGCCGGTAATGATGGTAATGATAATGATGTGGAAGACAATTTCCCCAATCCTAATTTTTTAGATGGTACCCGTGCCAATAATGTAATTACAGTAGGCGCCCTGGCCAGTGGCCTTCAACCTGCTAAAGTGGCCAGCTTCTCCAACTACGGTAAAAAACAGGTAGATATTTTTGCGCCAGGCGTGCAGATCTATTCCACGATACCAGGCGGTAATACGTACGGCAGTGCCAGTGGTACCAGTATGGCCTCTCCTGTGGTGGCCGGTGTGGCAGCCCTGGTATTATCTTATTATCCCGACCTGAGCGCCCGTCAGTTAAAATATATCCTGGAAAAAAGCGCTACTCCGCTACCGGATGGCACCACTGAGGTAAACAAACCAGGTACGCAGGATGAAAAGATCGCCTTCTCTGAGCTGTCCACTTCCGGAGGCATGGTAAATGCCTATGAAGCCTTAAAGCTGGCAGCCACCATAAAAGGAGAAAATCCCCATAAGAAAAGTAAAGCTAAGGTAAAGGCCTACCGTAAAGGATAA
- a CDS encoding DinB family protein, which translates to MPKPSPAQYPSFYATYIDQVQDTDVIQALENNTNTTLAALAAMPADKAEYAYAPGKWTLKEVWLHLSDAERIFAYRLLRIGRNDQTPLPGWEENDYTANANAARLSFRDVLDEWVTVRHATTSLFKNLEPAAWDRTGIANGNPINVAAIGFIISGHTYHHLKIIRERYL; encoded by the coding sequence ATGCCCAAACCATCTCCCGCCCAGTATCCTTCCTTTTATGCCACGTATATAGATCAGGTGCAGGATACAGACGTTATACAAGCCCTCGAAAACAATACCAACACTACTTTAGCGGCACTCGCGGCTATGCCGGCAGATAAAGCGGAATACGCTTATGCTCCGGGAAAATGGACCTTAAAAGAAGTATGGCTGCACCTGAGTGATGCGGAAAGGATCTTCGCTTACCGTTTGCTGCGCATAGGCCGTAATGATCAGACGCCGCTGCCGGGCTGGGAAGAAAACGACTATACGGCCAATGCCAATGCCGCCCGGCTCTCCTTCCGGGATGTGCTGGACGAATGGGTTACAGTACGCCATGCTACCACCTCCCTGTTTAAAAACCTGGAGCCTGCGGCATGGGACAGAACAGGTATTGCCAACGGCAATCCCATCAATGTGGCGGCGATCGGCTTTATCATTTCCGGCCACACCTACCACCACCTGAAAATCATCCGGGAAAGGTATTTATAA
- a CDS encoding DUF4870 domain-containing protein, whose protein sequence is MNQKDERTWGALVHLGGIIGMAVFSNVGNIIGVLILWLIKRNDSNFVDRQGKEALNFQITLSFVTLAISIISSIQSGIWSFTRLFWHSGSIFTENFIWHTTVNVAAYRIIWLINIVFSVIAAMRANNGVAYRYPVSWRIVK, encoded by the coding sequence ATGAACCAGAAAGATGAAAGAACCTGGGGCGCCCTTGTACACCTGGGAGGTATTATTGGAATGGCTGTCTTTTCCAATGTAGGTAATATCATAGGCGTGCTGATCCTGTGGCTGATCAAACGGAATGATTCCAACTTTGTAGACCGGCAGGGAAAGGAAGCACTTAATTTCCAGATCACACTGAGCTTTGTAACACTGGCTATCAGTATCATCAGTAGTATACAATCCGGTATCTGGTCATTTACCCGGTTATTCTGGCACTCCGGCAGTATTTTCACCGAAAACTTCATCTGGCATACCACCGTAAATGTAGCTGCCTACCGTATTATCTGGCTGATCAACATTGTATTTTCTGTTATCGCCGCAATGCGTGCCAATAACGGTGTGGCTTACAGGTACCCTGTAAGCTGGAGGATCGTAAAATAA
- a CDS encoding Smr/MutS family protein — protein MKYEVGDRIILLHSKEEGTVVDLVGNGMVMVEVGGVTFPVYLDQIDYPYFHRFTEKKIVPPPRRIPGDEIKPLKKKEDFRMDKGMFLSMLPVFITEGYEENIQLLKFHLLNESQFTYRFTFQVWLGNKMDLEIKNEILPFNNFYLSDLLFAALNDNPRFEFTFYLKDPKPNQALSFQKTWKIKPKQFFQQLGELRSRQDATLNYLLFDKYPDKAPDSKPDFFDSGRKGNFSAVTSKINVQPDTPVAPKYEVDLHIETLVSDWYGLSNIAILAIQLNEFQRYLDLAIAHHQHSMIVIHGVGTGKLRDEVHELLKQTPEVDSFVNQYHGRYGYGATEIFFKY, from the coding sequence ATGAAATACGAAGTAGGCGATAGAATTATACTGTTACATTCAAAAGAAGAAGGAACGGTAGTAGACCTGGTAGGCAATGGGATGGTGATGGTAGAAGTGGGAGGAGTGACCTTCCCGGTGTACCTGGACCAGATAGATTACCCTTATTTTCACCGGTTTACTGAAAAGAAGATAGTCCCACCTCCCCGCAGGATTCCCGGTGATGAGATCAAACCCCTGAAAAAGAAAGAAGATTTCCGGATGGACAAGGGGATGTTTTTATCCATGTTGCCGGTATTTATTACAGAAGGATATGAAGAGAACATCCAGTTACTGAAGTTTCATTTACTGAATGAATCCCAGTTTACCTATCGTTTTACATTCCAGGTTTGGTTAGGTAATAAGATGGACCTGGAGATCAAGAACGAGATCCTTCCTTTTAATAATTTTTACCTGTCGGACTTGTTGTTTGCCGCTTTAAATGATAATCCGCGGTTTGAGTTCACTTTTTATCTGAAAGATCCGAAGCCCAATCAGGCATTATCTTTTCAGAAAACGTGGAAAATAAAACCCAAGCAGTTTTTCCAGCAATTGGGTGAGTTACGTTCCCGGCAGGATGCTACTTTGAATTACCTGTTGTTCGATAAATATCCGGATAAGGCACCTGATAGCAAGCCTGACTTTTTTGATAGTGGCCGCAAAGGGAATTTTTCGGCAGTCACCAGCAAAATCAATGTACAGCCCGACACACCGGTAGCGCCTAAGTATGAAGTAGATCTGCATATTGAAACACTGGTCAGTGATTGGTATGGTTTAAGCAATATTGCTATCCTGGCTATACAATTGAATGAGTTTCAGCGTTACCTGGATCTGGCAATAGCCCATCACCAGCATAGCATGATTGTTATTCATGGTGTAGGTACCGGAAAGCTGAGAGATGAAGTGCATGAGTTGCTGAAGCAAACCCCGGAAGTAGATAGCTTTGTGAACCAGTATCATGGACGTTACGGTTACGGCGCTACGGAGATATTTTTCAAGTATTAG
- a CDS encoding DoxX family protein — protein MNLLQRIDNWGEAHHPKWIDVVRIMLGVLLIWIGVLFIQNRDALTAVIKQQPFFTVGAFVLAHYIVFAHLAGGVLIALGLLTRVAIIANIPVLLGAVLFVHTRTGLFNVYPEVGLSVLVLLLLVFFLIVGSGPLSMDAYIKRHPEKGNTGVI, from the coding sequence ATGAACTTGCTACAACGAATTGACAATTGGGGAGAAGCACATCATCCCAAATGGATAGATGTGGTACGTATCATGTTAGGTGTATTGCTGATATGGATAGGTGTATTATTTATCCAGAACAGAGACGCACTCACGGCAGTCATTAAACAGCAACCCTTTTTTACAGTGGGCGCTTTTGTATTGGCACATTATATTGTCTTCGCCCATCTGGCAGGTGGCGTGCTGATTGCGCTGGGACTCTTAACCCGCGTGGCTATTATCGCAAACATTCCGGTTTTATTAGGTGCTGTACTCTTTGTACACACCCGTACAGGATTATTTAATGTATATCCTGAAGTAGGGCTTTCTGTGTTGGTACTGCTATTGCTTGTTTTTTTCCTGATAGTGGGCAGTGGTCCGCTTTCTATGGATGCTTATATCAAGCGGCATCCTGAAAAAGGGAATACAGGCGTTATTTAG
- a CDS encoding amino acid permease, with the protein MSNSLFRKKSLATILKDAKAGLLEGHETGGLHKVLTVRDLTAMGIAAVIGAGIFSTIGEASFHGGPGVSLLFIITAVTCGFSALCYAEFASRVPVSGSAYTYSYVTFGELAAWVIGWALILEYAIGNIAVAISWSGYFNNLLAGIGLPLPVWLSSNYDSATPEILAAAPRIAGIPVILNLPAFLIVFLVTWLAYVGIQESKRSANLMVALKILVIIFVIVLGFFYVNTDNWTPFMPNGFSGVLKGVSAVFFAYIGFDAISTTAEECANPQRDLPKGMIYSLVICTVLYILIAFVLTGMVPYSTLNVNDPLAFVFDMVNLKWVSYIISLSAVVATTSVLLVFQIGQPRIWMSMSRDGLLPKRFSKIHPRFKTPSFATIITGIIVGIPALFLNLTVVTDLTSIGTLFAFILVCGGVLLLPKEERTTEKRFRLPYINAQWIVPVLIVGMAFFFREEIGQKLSFAAGWEVWKHNIPFFIFVVVAILITFFSITKKLSLIPVLGLLSCFYLMTEIGLKNWIVFTIWLAAGLSIYFLYSYRNSKLATKTTQP; encoded by the coding sequence ATGTCTAACTCGCTGTTTCGTAAAAAATCGCTGGCCACTATTCTTAAAGACGCCAAAGCAGGCTTATTGGAGGGACATGAAACAGGAGGTTTGCACAAAGTGTTGACCGTCAGGGATCTTACCGCGATGGGGATTGCAGCAGTGATTGGGGCGGGGATCTTTTCTACTATCGGAGAGGCTTCCTTTCATGGTGGTCCCGGCGTATCCTTACTTTTTATTATTACAGCAGTTACCTGCGGATTTTCCGCCTTATGCTATGCAGAATTTGCTTCCCGGGTACCGGTATCCGGTAGTGCCTACACTTATTCTTATGTAACATTCGGAGAACTGGCAGCTTGGGTAATAGGCTGGGCACTGATCCTGGAATATGCCATCGGTAATATTGCTGTGGCGATCTCGTGGAGTGGTTATTTCAATAATTTATTGGCTGGTATTGGCTTGCCCCTGCCTGTCTGGTTGTCCAGTAACTATGACAGCGCCACCCCGGAGATACTGGCGGCAGCTCCCCGTATTGCAGGGATACCCGTGATCCTGAACCTGCCCGCTTTCCTGATCGTATTCCTGGTTACCTGGCTGGCCTATGTAGGTATCCAGGAAAGCAAGCGCAGCGCTAACCTGATGGTAGCATTGAAAATACTGGTGATCATTTTTGTAATTGTACTGGGCTTTTTTTATGTAAATACGGACAACTGGACCCCCTTTATGCCGAACGGGTTTTCGGGCGTGCTGAAAGGTGTGTCGGCGGTTTTCTTTGCCTATATCGGGTTTGATGCCATCAGCACTACGGCAGAAGAATGTGCTAATCCCCAGCGGGATCTGCCCAAAGGCATGATCTATTCCCTGGTGATCTGTACCGTATTGTATATACTGATCGCTTTTGTTTTGACAGGAATGGTACCTTATTCCACGCTGAATGTAAACGATCCGCTGGCTTTCGTATTTGATATGGTAAACCTGAAATGGGTAAGTTATATTATTTCCCTGAGCGCTGTGGTAGCAACTACCAGTGTATTGCTGGTATTTCAGATAGGGCAGCCACGTATCTGGATGAGTATGAGCCGGGACGGTTTGTTGCCCAAACGGTTCAGCAAAATACATCCACGGTTTAAAACACCTTCCTTTGCCACGATCATTACCGGTATTATAGTAGGTATTCCGGCCCTTTTCCTGAACCTTACCGTGGTAACAGATCTGACGAGTATCGGTACTTTGTTTGCTTTCATACTGGTATGCGGAGGGGTGTTGCTACTGCCTAAAGAAGAACGTACCACGGAAAAACGTTTTCGGTTACCTTATATCAATGCGCAGTGGATTGTGCCTGTGCTGATAGTTGGAATGGCCTTCTTTTTCCGGGAAGAGATTGGGCAGAAATTATCCTTTGCAGCAGGATGGGAGGTATGGAAGCACAATATTCCTTTCTTTATTTTTGTGGTGGTAGCGATCCTGATTACCTTTTTCTCTATCACTAAAAAATTGTCTTTAATCCCCGTATTAGGCTTACTGAGTTGTTTTTACCTGATGACGGAAATCGGGTTGAAGAACTGGATTGTATTCACCATCTGGTTGGCAGCAGGTCTTTCCATCTATTTCCTGTATAGTTACCGCAATAGTAAGCTGGCTACAAAAACTACGCAACCGTAA
- a CDS encoding polyprenyl synthetase family protein, translating to MMHSFTDLIEQFSQQFNHRHFPETPKRLYDAAEHILEIGGKRIRPILCLMGNELFDTIHPDAFEVGNAVELFHNFTLIHDDIMDKAPLRRGKPTVHMLYSEPAAILAGDVMLINVYEQLNKVQSRYKQKILSVFNKAAIEVCEGQQMDMDFESMEPEEVKYEDYVNMIALKTSVLLAASLQMGTIIGGGSEGNQDHVYAFGKNIGIAFQIQDDYLDAFGDPEKFGKQQGGDILVNKKTFLLLKALELCTSSQRAHLKQLMATSPDDKVAQVLQLFRDCRVDAWAEKEKERFQQIAFESLENIAVLSARKKPLMELANFLLNRQQ from the coding sequence ATGATGCATTCGTTTACAGATTTAATTGAACAGTTTAGCCAGCAATTTAACCATAGACATTTTCCGGAAACCCCCAAAAGGTTGTATGATGCTGCAGAGCATATCCTGGAAATAGGAGGAAAACGTATCCGTCCTATTCTTTGTCTGATGGGGAATGAATTGTTTGACACCATTCATCCGGATGCTTTTGAAGTAGGGAATGCAGTGGAGCTGTTTCATAATTTTACCTTGATTCATGATGATATAATGGATAAAGCGCCACTACGCAGGGGTAAACCTACCGTACACATGCTGTATAGTGAGCCTGCCGCTATTTTGGCCGGCGATGTAATGCTGATCAATGTGTATGAGCAATTGAACAAGGTACAATCGCGCTATAAACAAAAAATACTGTCTGTATTTAATAAAGCGGCCATTGAGGTTTGTGAAGGACAACAAATGGATATGGACTTTGAGTCAATGGAACCGGAGGAGGTGAAGTATGAAGACTATGTAAATATGATTGCCTTAAAAACCTCGGTACTGCTGGCTGCCAGTTTGCAGATGGGGACTATCATAGGTGGGGGCAGTGAAGGCAATCAGGACCATGTATATGCTTTTGGAAAAAACATAGGCATTGCTTTCCAGATCCAGGATGACTACCTGGATGCGTTTGGTGATCCGGAAAAGTTTGGCAAGCAGCAGGGAGGAGATATCCTGGTCAACAAAAAAACTTTCCTGTTATTGAAAGCGCTGGAGCTTTGCACCAGCAGCCAGCGGGCACATCTGAAGCAGCTGATGGCCACCTCTCCGGATGATAAGGTAGCGCAGGTGCTACAGTTATTCCGGGATTGCCGGGTAGATGCCTGGGCAGAAAAGGAAAAAGAGCGTTTTCAACAGATCGCTTTTGAGAGCCTGGAAAATATTGCGGTGCTGTCTGCCCGTAAAAAACCCCTGATGGAATTAGCCAACTTCCTGTTAAACAGGCAGCAATAA